One Helianthus annuus cultivar XRQ/B chromosome 12, HanXRQr2.0-SUNRISE, whole genome shotgun sequence genomic region harbors:
- the LOC118485044 gene encoding serum response factor-binding protein 1-like yields MIKFDLGQVKEAYETLARSIKMIQKESVKNDKATKFAKARLFDKQKEVNFHLDTIASLKKELELAKIENDRIDKKLMSYVASSYVLEQIVPQQPHTAPVFKSVPPPIIDVTFSPSDTDNESQVIKTVVDQVLDEESEKSEKAQSEKVVSDSEDEGNFLDRYVPKSEKSANDDPIMCQKVIEKPVVVKPVQKQTVQKPSVQKQTVSKPTVQKSNIQKPQPKSPIDTKGKKPMVSPIRILKEVNL; encoded by the exons ATGATTAAATTTGACCTTGGCCAAGTTAAAGAGGCATACGAGACTCTTGCCAGGTCAATCAAGATGATCCAAAAGGAAAGTGTCAAAAACGATAAAGCTACAAAATTCGCTAAAGCAAGattatttgataaacaaaaagaagtcaattttcatttagacacgaTCGCATCTCTTAAGAAAGAACTAGAATTGGCTAAAATTGAAAACGATCGGattgataaaaagttaatgagttatgtggcttcatcgtACGTTCTTGAGCAGATTGTCCCCCAACAGCCACATACGGCACCAGTctttaagagcgttccacccccaat CATagatgtcacattctccccatccGATACCGACAATgaatctcaggttatcaaaacagttgtcgatcaagtgttggatgaGGAGAGTGAGAAATCTGAAAAGGCTCAATCTGAGAAGGTTGTTAGTGATTCTGAAGATGAAGGGAATTTCTTAGATCGATATGTACCGAAATCGGAAAAGAgcgcgaatgatgatccgattatg TGTCAGAAAGTGATTGAGAAACCTGTTGTTGTTAAACCGGTTCAAAAGCAAACTGTTcaaaaaccaagtgttcaaaaacaaactgtttcTAAACCAACTGTTCAAAAGTCAAACATTCAAAAACCTCAACCTAAATCTCCGATTGACACAAAAGGCAAAAAGCCGATGGTTTCTCCGATCCGTATTTTGAAagaggtgaatctttga